The Terriglobales bacterium genomic interval TCCCTTCTCCTGACACTGGCCTGTTTTCGCCAGGAAATGTCTTCCATCGAGAACGAGTTCGCGATTTGCTTCCGCGATCGATTCTTCCAGGATCTGGAAGCCACCGGTGCGGTCGTCCATGACCTCGGCCCGGTCAGCGTCCGCAAGCTATGGACCGTCGCGCGCGCCAGGAAGGCCCTTGAGCGCCTGCTTCAAGCTGCCCGGCATGACATCGTCATCTGCCATTCTCCCTGGTGCCTCGCCATTTTTTCGCCAGTGGCTCGGCACAACCATGTCCCAGTTGTGCTTTGGGTTCATGGAGAGCTCCACGGAAGGCATTGGATTGAGCGTTGGGCACGGCGTCACCCTCCCGGGTTCGCGATTTGCAACAGCCGCTTCACCCAGAGTACGTTGCCGGCAATCTTTCCTGCTCTATTGAGTCAGGTTGTGTATTGCCCGGTCTCTCCACGACTGTCTGACCGCTTGCCGCACGCCTGGTCGCGGATTCGTATGGAACTGAATACTCCCGCCGATGCCATCGTCTTTCTTCAAGCAAGCCGGCTGGAGGAATGGAAGGGACATAGGGTTCTCCTTCAGGCCATGTCGCGGCTGGGTTCCAACGCCAATTGGATCGCCTGGTTCGCCGGGGGAGTACAGCGCCCGGCCGAGCAGAAATATCTCAATCACCTCCAGGCATTGGCTCGCGATTATGGCATCGCCCAGCGAGTCAGATTTCTTGGCCAGCGATCCGACGTGGCGTTGCTTATGTCGGCTGCCGACGTTTATTGCCAGCCCAATACGGAGCCGGAACCCTTTGGCATGGCTCTGGTGGAAGCCCTCTACGCCGGTCTTCCGGTAGTTACTAGCGCAATGGGTGGCGCTCAGGA includes:
- a CDS encoding glycosyltransferase; its protein translation is MPRMQAEPSTARSANSSKLRVLHLNAGNLFGGVESLLLTLACFRQEMSSIENEFAICFRDRFFQDLEATGAVVHDLGPVSVRKLWTVARARKALERLLQAARHDIVICHSPWCLAIFSPVARHNHVPVVLWVHGELHGRHWIERWARRHPPGFAICNSRFTQSTLPAIFPALLSQVVYCPVSPRLSDRLPHAWSRIRMELNTPADAIVFLQASRLEEWKGHRVLLQAMSRLGSNANWIAWFAGGVQRPAEQKYLNHLQALARDYGIAQRVRFLGQRSDVALLMSAADVYCQPNTEPEPFGMALVEALYAGLPVVTSAMGGAQEIVDTTCGILVPPGDTTALAEALRSLMQDALLRTRLGNAGPARALHISDPGRRLKQLEGTLRSLFS